The DNA window CCTCCCAAGTCCAAACTAAGCCGAAGCCCTTCCATTGATAACTGGCATCAGCACGGGATGGCACGTCTTTTGGCTTTGGAATGAGAGGGTCAATGATTGGGACTAACCAACCATATACGAAAATCGGGCCGATTGGCGTCAGCGTAATGAGCAACGTCGGTACGACAATTGCAAACAAGGCGAGAATGCTTTTCCTCATCCGATTGACGATCACAGATTAACTGCGGCAAGTCATCGATATTCGTGGGGTTGAGCAACCTGCAGATCATTTCGTGCTGAGGTTGGCATTCTACACACCAAGCCATTCGAGTCCGTGCGGCAGCTCTTCCGCCGCAAAATCTACCTGAAGGACTCTTCTGCTTTTCGGCGCAGAGGCAGCGTCGGACGCGTGAAGAATTGGCGTTGCGTATAGCCATACATCGCCAGCTTCGGCCAAACAGACCGCTGTTCCGCACCTGTCTACCACTCCCTTGACCCGATCTACGGCTATTCTTCCGTAGGTGTGGGATCCAGGAGCAATGAGCAGTGGTGCATTGCTAGCGGGCACATTGTCGATGTGCGCCCTCACCGTCACCATGCGGGTAAGAAGATCAAATGGCGGTGCAACGTGATTCATACCGCTTTTCAAGGTCCAGGGGCCAAACCCCGGTGCATCTCGCCTTTCTTTGACACAGATTGTTCGGTCTTGGTGCCAAGCGAGTGCCCAATTGCTTATCGTCGATTTGTTGAAGAGAATTGCCCTAACCGGTCGGGAAGAGTTACCCAAAGCGCTTGCGGCTATTGCCCCTATCGGACCTTCTCTCGCAAGAATTGGATCGAGCGCGGGTATCCCATGCAAACGAACGCCCGCCCCATCTGCTGGAACCTCGGCAAGCGCTGATATCACATCGTCAATGCAATGGGAGATCGCGCCTTTGAATAGCTGCGCCCCATAGGCTGCAAATTGAGTTGTCGGACGGTCTTTCAACATCCACTTCGCTAAGCATGAGAAACCCCTTTCGGCAACGCCCGCGATTGAGTTGATACGTCATTGCGCGATCCGAATTGAGCAACTGACCGGCCTTTCTTCCTTCCGCGCCTTTTCGGTGCATCGGCTCAATTTTTCGCGGTTTGCGCTAAGGACAC is part of the Sphingopyxis alaskensis RB2256 genome and encodes:
- a CDS encoding phytanoyl-CoA dioxygenase family protein: MLKDRPTTQFAAYGAQLFKGAISHCIDDVISALAEVPADGAGVRLHGIPALDPILAREGPIGAIAASALGNSSRPVRAILFNKSTISNWALAWHQDRTICVKERRDAPGFGPWTLKSGMNHVAPPFDLLTRMVTVRAHIDNVPASNAPLLIAPGSHTYGRIAVDRVKGVVDRCGTAVCLAEAGDVWLYATPILHASDAASAPKSRRVLQVDFAAEELPHGLEWLGV